The Deltaproteobacteria bacterium genome contains a region encoding:
- a CDS encoding aminotransferase, translated as MGVLCNVEGRLVPPEQALVPVLDRGFLYGDSVYEVVRTYAGRPFEMDRHLARMEKTAERIGLTLPRREVVLDELQRTLEAAGNAESYARIIVTRGTGEFGLSPLLARGQNRLIFIVRPLAPPPEEQYQRGLQMAIARTRRNPPQALDPALKTGNYLNNILALREAHEAGADDAILLDLAGRVTEGTTSNVFFVQRGVLVTPPLALGMLEGVTRGLFIEIARAEGLILREDPHGPEALAAADEVFMTSTLREAMPVTSLVFLESHGEQMRKVADGKPGPVAVRLRAAFRRYVERTHQRG; from the coding sequence GTGGGCGTCCTCTGCAACGTGGAAGGCAGGCTGGTCCCGCCCGAGCAGGCCCTGGTCCCCGTCCTCGACCGCGGTTTCCTCTACGGCGACAGCGTCTACGAGGTCGTGCGCACGTATGCCGGACGACCCTTCGAGATGGACCGGCACCTGGCGCGGATGGAGAAGACCGCCGAGCGGATCGGCCTGACGCTGCCCCGCCGGGAGGTCGTCCTCGACGAGTTGCAGCGCACGCTCGAGGCGGCGGGCAACGCCGAATCGTACGCGCGCATCATCGTCACCCGCGGGACCGGCGAATTCGGACTCTCCCCGCTGCTCGCCCGTGGGCAGAACCGGCTGATCTTCATCGTGCGCCCGCTCGCGCCGCCTCCCGAGGAGCAGTACCAGCGCGGCCTGCAGATGGCGATTGCGAGGACGCGTCGCAATCCTCCGCAGGCCCTCGACCCGGCGTTGAAGACGGGAAACTACCTGAACAACATCCTCGCGCTGCGCGAGGCGCACGAAGCGGGCGCCGACGACGCGATCCTCCTCGATCTCGCTGGCCGGGTCACGGAAGGGACCACGTCCAACGTCTTCTTCGTGCAGCGCGGAGTGCTGGTGACGCCGCCGCTGGCGCTCGGCATGCTGGAGGGCGTCACCCGCGGGCTGTTCATCGAGATCGCCAGGGCGGAAGGGCTGATCCTGCGCGAGGATCCGCACGGTCCGGAGGCGCTCGCCGCGGCCGACGAAGTCTTCATGACCAGCACCCTGCGCGAGGCGATGCCGGTGACGAGCCTGGTCTTCCTGGAGTCGCACGGCGAGCAGATGCGCAAGGTCGCCGACGGGAAGCCGGGTCCCGTCGCGGTGCGCCTGCGCGCCGCGTTCCGCCGTTACGTCGAGCGGACGCACCAGCGCGGATG